A genomic window from Polyodon spathula isolate WHYD16114869_AA chromosome 43, ASM1765450v1, whole genome shotgun sequence includes:
- the imp4 gene encoding U3 small nucleolar ribonucleoprotein protein IMP4, with amino-acid sequence MLRREARLRREYLYRKAREDQAHAIEDKKEKLKRALDENRLIPTEIRQEALQLQTLLEYDDEGGEGVSSQMDDEYRWAGVEDPKIMVTTSRDPSSRLKMFAKEVKLIFPNSQRMNRGNHEVKSLVVACKANDVTDLVVVHEHRGNPDGMIVCHLPFGPTAYFTLCNVVMRHDVPEIGTMSEAYPHLILNNFTSRLGRRVSSILKYLFPVPKEDSRRVITFANQEDYISFRHHTYKKTDHKNVELTEVGPRFEMKLYMIKLGTLENESTAEVEWRLHPYTHTAKKRKHLSVD; translated from the exons ATG ttgAGACGGGAAGCCAGGCTGAGGAGGGAGTATCTCTACAGGAAAGCTAGGGAGGACCAGGCGCACGCCATCGAAGACAAGAAGGAGAAACTCAAACGGGCGCTGGACG AGAATCGCCTGATCCCTACCGAGATCCGACAGGAGGCGCTGCAGCTCCAAACCCTCCTCGAGTATGACGATGAGGGAGGCGAAG GGGTCAGTTCTCAAATGGACGATGAATACAGATGGGCGGGGGTGGAAGACCCCAAAATCATGGTCACCACGTCCCGGGACCCTAGCTCCAGACTCAAGATGTTTGCCAAG gaGGTGAAGCTGATTTTCCCCAACTCCCAGCGCATGAACAGGGGGAACCACGAAGTGAAGTCCCTGGTCGTGGCCTGCAAGGCCAATGACGTGACTGACTTGGTGGTGGTCCATGAGCACAGGGGCAATCCCG ACGGGATGATTGTGTGTCACCTGCCCTTCGGCCCCACTGCGTACTTCACTCTGTGCAACGTGGTGATGCGCCACGACGTTCCGGAGATTGGGACCATGTCGGAGGCATACCCACATCTCATTCTGAACAACTTCACCTCCCGTCTGGGAAGGAGG GTGTCGAGCATCTTGAAATACCTGTTTCCCGTGCCGAAAGAGGACAGCAGGAGAGTGATCACCTTCGCCAACCAGGAGGATTACATCTCGTTCAG ACATCACACATACAAGAAAACGGATCACAAGAACGTTGAACTGACAGAAGTGGGGCCCAGGTTTGAGATGAAAT TGTACATGATCAAGCTGGGCACTCTGGAGAACGAGAGCACCGCAGAGGTAGAGTGGCGTCTGCATCCCTACACTCACACTGCAAAGAAGAGGAAGCACTTGAGTGTGGACTGA
- the LOC121305523 gene encoding 60S ribosomal protein L10-like, protein MGRRPARCYRYCKNKPYPKSRFCRGVPDPKIRIFDLGRKKAKVDEFPLCGHMVSDECEQLSSEALEAARICANKYMVKTCGKDGFHIRVRLHPFHVIRINKMLSCAGADRLQTGMRGAFGKPLGTVARVRIGQVIMSVRTKAQNKEHIIEALRRAKFKFPGRQKIHISKKYGFTKFNTDEFDEMMREKRLVSDGCGVKYIPNHGPLSRWRALHAA, encoded by the exons ATGGGCCGGCGACCTGCTCGTTG ttaCAGATACTGTAAAAACAAGCCCTACCCGAAATCTCGGTTCTGTAGGGGCGTGCCTG ACCCCAAGATCCGGATCTTCGACCTGGGCAGGAAGAAAGCCAAGGTGGACGAGTTCCCCTTGTGTGGTCACATGGTGTCCGACGAGTGTGAGCAGCTGTCCTCTGAGG ctctggAAGCAGCCCGTATCTGCGCTAATAAGTACATGGTGAAGACCTGCGGGAAGGACGGGTTCCACATCAGAGTCCGGCTGCATCCTTTCCACGTCATCCGCATCAACAAAATGCTGTCCTGTGCTGGAGCTGATAG GCTCCAGACGGGAATGCGCGGTGCGTTCGGAAAGCCCCTGGGCACCGTGGCCAGAGTCCGCATCGGTCAGGTGATCATGTCTGTCCGCACCAAGGCTCAGAACAAGGAGCACATCATCGAGGCGCTCCGGCGCGCCAAGTTCAAGTTCCCCGGGCGCCAGAAG ATCCACATCTCCAAGAAGTACGGCTTCACCAAGTTCAACACGGACGAGTTTGACGAGATGATGAGGGAGAAGCGTCTCGTCTCGGACGGCTGTGGGGTGAAGTACATCCCCAACCACGGCCCCCTGTCCAGGTGGCGCGCGCTCCACGCCGCGTAA
- the LOC121305522 gene encoding sodium/potassium/calcium exchanger 1-like isoform X1, which yields MDQNFDDFLNEAFTTDAFLNTDDVYDRSSLDEEYDFQSRPSFMDQVKETENDAGPAGAEGQTQDETGDPAGANRQETELFRDKEITEAEGESGGEEDFRREDASPGLPEEDYVEDHLEKNSHAPVVVSEEGGLGEDYKEQAEEDLGAVQGAGSLSGEEEDLEVSGNDKKGRGHFESALEALRREDGQGESSDEDQGVCLDEETWERISKDQFSRTEGGWDVNLPSSKEEGEVLNVVQYESGGPDTDEDMGVEDEDLVGHVLDVHLEEGEGLQVRSEEDLEETHQEVAQRLFANWGGSGTEDLVNYHLDDDSLKVIPEDLEPDSLKDLDGIDQVEEEEEEEERRRRRRRRRRRE from the exons ATGGATCAAAACTTTGACGACTTTCTGAATGAAGCATTTACTACTG ATGCATTTCTGAACACAGATGATGTGTATGACAGATCAAGCCTGGATGAGGAATATGATTTCCAAAGCCGTCCATCGTTTATGGATCAAGTGAAGGAGACTGAAAACGATGCAGGTCCTGCAGGAGCCGAGGGGCAAACGCAAGACGAGACGGGAGATCCAGCCGGCGCTAATCGACAGGAGACTGAGCTGTTCAGGGATAAAGAAATCACAGAAGCTGAAGGAGAAAGTGGAGGAGAGGAAGACTTCCGAAGGGAAGATGCAAGTCCGGGTCTCCCGGAAGAAGATTATGTTGAGGATCATCTGGAGAAGAATAGCCATGCTCCAGTTGTTGTTTCAGAAGAAGGGGGGCTAGGGGAAGATTATAAGGAACAAGCTGAGGAAGATTTAGGAGCAGTACAGGGTGCAGGAAGTTTatcaggggaggaggaggacttAGAAGTTAGTGGAAATGACAAGAAAGGTCGAGGTCATTTTGAAAGTGCTTTAGAAGCATTAAGAAGAGAAGATGGACAGGGAGAGAGCTCAGATGAAGACCAAGGTGTGTGTCTGGATGAGGAAACGTGGGAAAGAATCTCCAAGGACCAGTTTTCAAGGACGGAAGGAGGTTGGGATGTTAATTTACCGAGCAGTAAAGAAGAAGGGGAGGTACTGAATGTTGTCCAATATGAAAGTGGTGGTCCCGATACTGACGAGGACATGGGTGTTGAAGATGAAGATCTAGTTGGTCACGTTTTGGATGTGCACCTAGAAGAGGGAGAAGGCTTGCAGGTCAGATCTGAGGAAGACCTGGAAGAAACTCACCAAGAAGTGGCACAGCGGCTTTTTGCCAACTGGGGGGGGTCGGGAACAGAGGACTTAGTGAATTACCACCTAGACGATGACAGCCTGAAGGTCATACCTGAAGATCTTGAACCAGACTCTTTGAAAGACCTAGATGGGATAGATcaagtagaagaagaagaagaagaagaagaaagaagaagaagaagaagaagaagaagaagaagagaatgA
- the LOC121305522 gene encoding neurofilament medium polypeptide-like isoform X2 translates to MQHRQEEEEEEEEEEEEEEEEEEEESFNAETLSKWDKTGMELSIRESESRNLGNESPPPGRFDGADGEPELHGSEELCTDESTTKELNLSADELPLKGVEFSMKEVSKDLPYNESQAIPEKYTECLTKEEKKPDCLKVEIQVISCSDEETESPESESLELTTAEEQGGDEQEIEIEDVENSDDEDSVPTESEGGVLENFTEDPHCPTVFVRGPAGPLGLQEDIMRVTGGEGNSGQKKEDLEGSGIVESYQLYDEMLTSQENAGMWSQKRGKHRTVN, encoded by the coding sequence ATGCAGCAcagacaagaagaagaagaagaagaagaagaagaagaagaagaagaagaagaagaagaagaagaagagagcTTTAATGCAGAGACTTTGTCAAAGTGGGATAAAACCGGAATGGAGCTTTCTATAAGGGAATCAGAGAGTAGAAACCTGGGAAATGAAAGTCCACCACCAGGCCGGTTTGACGGAGCAGATGGAGAGCCAGAGCTGCACGGAAGTGAAGAGTTGTGTACAGATGAATCAACGACCAAAGAGTTGAACCTCTCGGCCGATGAACTGCCATTGAAAGGAGTGGAGTTTTCAATGAAGGAAGTATCAAAAGATCTTCCCTACAATGAGTCTCAAGCGATACCGGAGAAGTACACTGAATGCCTAACTAAGGAAGAGAAGAAACCGGACTGTCTAAAAGTGGAGATCCAAGTCATTAGCTGCAGTGATGAAGAAACCGAAAGTCCTGAGTCTGAGAGCCTGGAGCTGACAACAGCTGAGGAACAAGGAGGAGACGAGCAGGAGATTGAGATTGAGGACGTGGAGAACTCGGACGATGAGGATTCAGTTCCGACAGAGTCCGAGGGTGGAGTTCTGGAGAACTTCACAGAAGATCCCCACTGTCCCACGGTGTTCGTCCGTGGGCCGGCAGGACCTTTGGGGCTACAAGAAGACATTATGAGGGTCACAGGTGGTGAGGGCAACAGCGGTCAGAAGAAGGAAGATCTAGAAGGATCAGGAATTGTGGAATCTTACCAGTTGTACGATGAAATGCTGACAAGTCAGGAGAACGCAGGGATGTGGAGCCAGAAACGAGGTAAGCACCGAACTGTGAATTGA